A window of Epinephelus fuscoguttatus linkage group LG24, E.fuscoguttatus.final_Chr_v1 contains these coding sequences:
- the LOC125884704 gene encoding dedicator of cytokinesis protein 9-like isoform X1 gives MQGRAGKAPKREMVIESPQQYKSLAEIEAEVEAGSQVAAVKPKIIEPLDYENVLLQRKTQIISDVLRDMLQFPTDDFQISTLRRQGRTLFSTVPETAEKEAHSLFVQECIKTYKSDWHVVNYKYEEYSGDFRQLPNKVLRPEKLAAHLFEVDEDVEKDEDTASLGSQKGGVSKHGWLYKGNMNSAISVTMRSFKRRYFHLAQLGDGSYNLNFYKDENTSKEPKGTIFLDSCMGVVQNSKVRRFAFELKMQDKSTFLLAADSEAEMDEWIGTLNKILHSSFEQAMQEKRNGDLHDDEEHGKTDLSSGSFQDSFQTARDIESKMRSEARLKLFTLDPDTQKLDFSGIEPDVRQFEEKFGKRVLVSCHDLSFNLQGCVAENEEGPTTNVEPFYVVLSLFDVQNSRKISADFHVDLNHPLVRQMTSGASSGQDLHINGSGDGPLAGHRQASGLQVGALQYPRQGVFSVTCPHPEIFLVARVEKVLQGGITHCTEPYMKSSDSTKMAQKVLKNAKTACSRLGQYRMPFAWAARPVFKDASGTLDKSSRFSALYRQDSSKLSDEDMFKLLTDFRKPEKMAKLPVLLGNLDVTIDSVAPDVTNCVTSSYIPVRNFEGNGPGSALLEVEEFVPCIAKCSQPFTIYNNHLYVYPKHLKYDGQKSFAKARNIAVCIEFRDSDEDEAQPLKCIYGHPGGPLFTKHAYAAVLHHQQNPEFYDEIKIELPTQLHEKHHLLFTFYHVSCDSNSKKKDLVETPVGSAWLPLLRDGRVIMNEQQLPVAANLPAGYLGSQDGVNKHSGSEIKWVDGGKALFKVSTHLVSTVYTQDQHLHNFFHHCQIMEMSEQASEGELVKYLKSLHAMEGHVMVNFLPTILNQLFCVLTRATHEDVAVNVTRVMVHVVAQCHEEGLEHYLRSYIKFVFKPEPYSSTNVKTVHEELAKAMTAILKPSTDFLTSNKLLKYSWYFFEALVKSVAHYLMESGKVKLSRNQRFSASFYHAVETLVNMLMPHITQKYKDNLDAARNANHSLAVFIKRCFTFMDRGFVFKQINNYMNCFMPGDPKTLYEFKFEFLRVVCNHEHYVPLNLPMPFGKGRIQRFQDLQLDYSLTDDFCRNHFLVGLLLREVGSALQEFREIRQIAVQVLKGLMIKHTFDDRYAAKSQQARLATLYLPMFGLLQENVYRLDSKEAAPLSNHNNAREDSLVPNSMVTPQKPGSCIENALHKDVFGVISGTASPHSSTPNISSVHHADSRGSLVSTDSGNSLLDKSSDKTNSLEKNQCASALGSTVLRCDKLDRDEIKHLLMCFLHILKSMSEEALFAYWNKAAPSELMDFFTLIEVCLHQFRYMGKRFIVRSQEGAGSVAQDRKSLTLPVSRNRAGILHARLQQLGTLENAHTFNNMYSHTEADVSSQCLLEANVSTEVCLTVLDTLSIFIMGFKTQLTSDLGHNPLMKKVFQVHLCFLQIPQSEAALKQVFTSLRTFIYKFPCTFFDGRADMCASLCYEILKCCNSKLSSIRNDAAHLLYFLMKSNFDYTGRKSFVRTHLQVVIAVSQLIADVIGIGGTRFQQSLSIINNCANSDKSIKHTAFPSDVKDLTKRIRTVLMATEQMKEHENDPEMLVDLQYSLAKSYTSTPELRKTWLDSMARIHNKNGDLSEAAMCYVHVAALVAEYLWRKGMFRQGCSAFRVITPNIDEEAAMMEDVGMQDVHFNEEVLMELLEECAEGLWKAERYELIADVYRLIIPIYEQRRDFEKLTHLYDTLHRAYTKVMEVMHSGKRLLGTYFRVAFFGQGFFEDEDGKEYIYKEPKFTPLSEISQRLLKLYSDKFGQENVKIIQDSGKVNPRDLDSKYAYIQVTHVTPYLDDKELEDRKTDFEKSHNIRRFVFETPFTVSGKKQGGVEEQCKRRTILTTTHCFPYVKKRIAVMYQHQTDLSPIEVAIDEMSAKVAELRLLCSASEVDMIRLQLKLQGSISVQVNAGPLAYARAFLDDGSAKKYPDNKVKQLKEVFRQFVDACGQGLGVNERLIKEDQQEYHDEMKANYRDLTRELSNIMHEQINPVEDGSRSTLSDSMGIFNAISGTPTSANPHGSTTIL, from the exons ATCTCCACCCTAAGGCGCCAGGGCAGGACTCTGTTCTCCACTGTGCCAGAGACTGCAGAGAAAGAAGCTCACTCGCTGTTTGTCCAAGAG TGTATCAAAACCTACAAGTCTGACTGGCACGTAGTCAATTACAAGTACGAGGAGTATTCTGGAGACTTCCGCCAGCTCccaaa TAAGGTGTTGAGACCTGAGAAACTTGCAGCTCACCTGTTTGAGGTGGATGAAGATGTGGAGAAAGATGAG gacACAGCCTCTCTTGGCTCTCAGAAGGGAGGAGTGTCTAAACATGGCTGGCTGTACAAAGGCAACATGAACAGTGCAATCAGTGTTACCATGCGG TCCTTCAAGAGGAGGTACTTCCATCTGGCCCAGCTTGGAGATGGATCCTACAACCTCAACTTCTACAAAGACGAGAACACCTCCAAGGAACCCAAAGGAACCATCTTCCTTGATTCATGCATGGGAGTTGTTCAG AACAGCAAAGTGCGTCGGTTTGCCTTTGAGCTGAAGATGCAGGATAAGAGCACGTTCCTGCTGGCTGCAGACAGCGAAGCAGAGATGGACGAGTGGATCGGCACACTCAACAAGATCCTCCACAGCAGCTTTGAACAGGCCATGCAGGAGAAGAGGAACGGAGACCTGCATGACG ATGAGGAGCATGGAAAAACAGACCTCTCCTCCGGAAGTTTTCAAGACAGCTTTCAG ACTGCCAGAGATATTGAGTCCAAAATGAGGAGTGAAGCTCGCCTGAAACTGTTCACTCTGGACCCTGACACACAG AAATTGGACTTCTCTGGCATTGAGCCAGACGTGCGGCAGTTTGAAGAGAAGTTCGGAAAGAGAGTCCTGGTCAGCTGCCACGATCTGTCTTTCAACCTGCAGGGCTGTGTCGCAGAAAATGAAGAGGGACCAACAACTAAT GTGGAGCCTTTCTACGTGGTCCTGTCCCTCTTTGACGTCCAGAACAGTCGAAAGATCTCGGCCGACTTCCACGTGGATCTCAACCACCCTTTGGTCCGACAAATGACGTCAGGCGCGAGTAGCGGACAGGACTTGCACATCAATGGCAGCGGTGATGGTCCCCTGGCTGGCCACAGGCAGGCCAGTGGGCTCCAAGTGGGTGCTCTCCAGTACCCCAGACAGGGGGTGTTCTCAGTCACGTGCCCCCATCCAGAGATCTTTCTGGTGGCCAGGGTTGAGAAGGTCCTGCAGGGTGGGATCACCCACTGCACTGAACCCTACATGAAGAGCTCAGACTCCACCAAG ATGGCTCAAAAGGTGTTGAAGAATGCTAAGACAGCCTGCAGCAGACTGGGACAGTACAGGATGCCATTCGCTTGGGCTGCTAG gcctgtgttcaaagatgcATCAGGAACTTTGGACAAAAGCTCTCGCTTCTCAGCTCTTTACAGACAGGACAGCAGCAAGCTGTCAGACGAGGACATGTTCAAGCTGCTCACTGACTTCAGAAA ACCAGAGAAAATGGCCAAACTCCCTGTGCTCTTAGGGAACTTAGATGTAACTATCGACAGCGTGGCACCGGATGTAACCA ACTGTGTCACTTCCTCCTACATCCCTGTGAGGAACTTTGAAGGGAACGGGCCTGGCAGCGCTCTCctggaggtggaggagtttgtGCCCTGCATCGCTAAGTGCTCCCAACCATTCACCATCTATAACAACCACCTCTATGTGTATCCAAAACACCTCAAATATGACGGACAGAAATCCTTTGCTAAG GCGAGGAATATTGCAGTCTGCATTGAATTCAGGGATTCTGATGAGGATGAAGCCCAGCCACTGAAG TGCATCTATGGTCATCCAGGAGGTCCTCTATTCACTAAGCATGCCTATGCAGCCGTTCTGCATCACCAGCAGAACCCTGAGTTCTACGATGAG ATAAAGATAGAGCTGCCTACTCAGCTGCATGAGAAGCATCACCTTCTCTTCACCTTCTATCATGTTAGCTGTGACAGCAACAGCAAGAAGAAAGACCTGGTGGAGACTCCAG TGGGCTCGGCATGGCTGCCTCTGCTCAGGGATGGCAGAGTCATCATGAATGAACAGCAACTGCCTGTGGCCGCCAATCTGCCTGCAGGGTACCTCGGGTCCCAGGATGGTGTCAACAAG CATTCTGGCTCGGAGATCAAATGGGTAGACGGAGGAAAAGCCCTGTTCAAAGTCTCAACTCATCTTGTTTCCACAGTTTACACTCAG GATCAGCACTTGCAcaacttcttccaccactgtcaaATCATGGAGATGTCAGAACAAGCTTCAGAGGGGGAGCTGGTTAAATACCTGAAG AGTCTCCATGCGATGGAGGGTCATGTGATGGTCAACTTTCTGCCCACCATCCTCAACCAGCTGTTCTGTGTCTTAACCAGAGCCACACATGAGGATGTGGCTGTCAACGTGACAAG GGTGATGGTTCATGTTGTAGCACAGTGCCATGAAGAAGGGCTTGAACATTATTTGAGATCTTATATCAAG TTTGTGTTCAAGCCAGAGCCTTATTCCTCCACCAATGTGAAAACAGTTCACGAGGAGCTGGCTAAAGCTATGACAGCCATTCTCAAGCCATCCACAGACTTCCTAACTAGCAACAAGCTACTGAAG taCTCGTGGTACTTCTTTGAAGCTCTGGTGAAATCAGTGGCTCATTATCTCATGGAGAGCGGAAAGGTCAAG CTCTCTAGGAACCAACGTTTCTCAGCGTCCTTCTACCATGCAGTGGAAACTCTGGTGAATATGCTGATGCCACACATCACCCAGAAATACAAGGACAACCTGGATGCAGCTCGCAATGCCAATCACAGCCTGGCAGTTTTCATCAAG CGCTGCTTCACCTTCATGGACAGAGGCTTTGTATTCAAGCAGATCAACAACTACATGAACTGTTTTATGCCTGGAGACCCCAAG ACTTTGTATGAATTCAAGTTTGAGTTCCTGCGGGTTGTTTGCAACCATGAGCACTATGTCCCTCTTAATCTGCCCATGCCCTTTGGAAAAGGCAGAATTCAAAGGTTCCAGG ATCTCCAGCTGGACTATTCCCTGACTGATGACTTCTGTCGCAACCACTTCCTGGTGGGGCTGCTGCTGAGGGAGGTGGGCAGTGCTCTTCAGGAGTTTCGAGAGATCCGTCAGATCGCCGTCCAGGTGCTCAAGGGGCTGatgatcaaacacacatttgacGACCGCTACGCTGCAAAA AGTCAGCAGGCCAGGCTTGCCACACTCTACCTCCCTATGTTTGGTCTGCTCCAGGAGAACGTCTACAGACTTGACAGTAAAGAGGCAGCCCCCCTCAGCAACCACAAT AATGCCAGGGAGGACTCTCTTGTGCCCAACTCCATGGTGACCCCTCAGAAACCTGGGAGCTGCATTGAAAATGCACTTCACAAAGATGTTTTTGGAGTTATCTCTGGAACAG CCTCCCCTCACAGCTCCACTCCTAACATCAGCTCAGTTCACCACGCAGACTCCAGAGGCTCCCTGGTCTCCACTGACTCAGGAAACAGCCTGCTGGACAAGAGCAGTGACAAGACCAACTCCCTGGAGAAG AACCAGTGTGCATCAGCTCTGGGCAGCACTGTGCTGCGCTGTGACAAACTGGACCGAGACGAGATCAAACACCTGCTCATGTGCTTTCTGCATATTCTCAAGAGCATGTCAGAGG AGGCCCTTTTTGCATACTGGAACAAAGCAGCTCCCTCAGAACTAATGGACTTCTTTACATTAATAGA AGTCTGCCTTCATCAGTTTCGATACATGGGGAAGAGATTCATCGTCAG GAGCCAGGAGGGGGCAGGGTCTGTAGCTCAAGACAGGAAGTCTCTGACTCTGCCTGTGTCTCGTAACAGGGCGGGGATCTTGCACGCCCGCCTTCAGCAGCTGGGAACTCTGGAAAACGCTCACACCTTCAACAACA TGTACTCTCATACGGAAGCAGACGTGAGCAGCCAGTGCCTGCTGGAGGCCAACGTGTCTACAGAGGTCTGTCTGACTGTGCTGGACACACTCAGCATCTTCATCATGGGATTCAAG ACCCAGCTGACTTCAGACCTTGGTCACAACCCCCTGATGAAGAAAGTTTTCCAGGTGCATCTGTGCTTCCTGCAGATCCCTCAGTCCGAGGCCGCCCTCAAGCAGGTCTTCACCTCACTCAGGACCTTCATCTACAAG TTCCCCTGTACCTTCTTTGATGGCAGAGCCGACATGTGTGCCTCTCTGTGCTATGAAATCCTCAAGTGCTGTAACTCCAAGCTGAGCTCTATCCGCAATGATGCCGCCCATCTTCTTTACTTCCTCATGAAAAGCAACTTTGACTACACGGGACGCAAGTCTTTCGTACGAACACACCTGCAG GTGGTAATTGCTGTGAGTCAGCTGATTGCTGATGTCATCGGCATTGGGGGTACACGTTTCCAGCAGTCCCTCTCCATCATTAACAACTGTGCCAACAGTGACAAAAGCATCAAG CACACAGCATTTCCCTCAGATGTAAAGGACCTGACAAAGCGCATCAGGACAGTGCTGATGGCCACAGAACAGATGAAGGAGCATGAGAATGACCCGGAGATGCTGGTGGACCTCCAGTACAGCTTGGCCAAGTCCTACACCAGCACGCCTGAGCTGCGCAAGACCTGGCTGGACAGCATGGCTCGCATCCATAACAAGAATGGAGATCTTTCAGAG GCAGCCATGTGTTACGTGCATGTTGCTGCCCTGGTAGCTGAGTACCTGTGGAGAAAAG GTATGTTCAGGCAGGGCTGCTCGGCTTTTCGTGTCATCACTCCAAACATTGATGAGGAGGCAGCCATGATGGAGGACGTAGGGATGCAGGATGTTCACTTCAATGAG GAGGTACTGATGGAGCTGTTAGAGGAGTGTGCTGAGGGCCTCTGGAAGGCAGAGCGTTATGAGCTAATCGCTGATGTCTACAGGCTCATCATTCCCATCTACGAACAGCGCAGAGACTTTGAG AAACTGACTCACCTGTACGATACCCTCCACCGTGCCTATACTAAAGTGATGGAGGTGATGCACAGCGGCAAAAGACTGCTGGGCACATACTTCAGGGTTGCCTTCTTTGGACAG GGCTTCTTTGAGGATGAAGATGGAAAGGAATACATCTACAAGGAGCCAAAGTTCACTCCGCTGTCTGAGATTTCCCAGAGGCTCCTGAAGCTCTACTCTGACAAGTTTGGTCAGGAGAACGTCAAAATCATTCAGGACTCTGGCAAG GTGAACCCGAGGGACCTAGATTCCAAGTACGCCTACATCCAGGTGACCCACGTCACACCCTACTTGGACGACAAGGAGCTGGAGGACAGGAAGACCGACTTTGAGAAGAGCCACAACATCCGTCGCTTTGTGTTTGAGACGCCATTCACGGTGTCGGGCAAGAAGcagggaggggtggaggagcAGTGTAAACGTCGGACCATTCTCACCA CCACCCACTGTTTCCCCTATGTGAAGAAGCGTATAGCAGTCATGTACCAACACCAGACTGACCTGAGCCCCATCGAGGTGGCCATAGACGAGATGAGTGCCAAGGTGGCCGAGCTGCGACTGCTGTGCTCGGCCTCTGAAGTAGACATGATCCGCCTGCAGCTCAAACTGCAAGGCAGCATCAGTGTTCAG gtcAATGCTGGTCCACTTGCTTACGCCAGAGCTTTCCTCGACGACGGTAGTGCCAAGAAGTATCCTGACAACAAGGTCAAACAGCTCAAAGAGGTGTTCAG GCAGTTTGTGGATGCCTGTGGTCAGGGGCTGGGAGTGAACGAGAGGCTGATCAAAGAGGACCAGCAGGAGTATCATGATGAGATGAAGGCCAACTACAGGGACCTTACCAGGGAGCTATCAAACATCATGCATGAGCAG ATAAACCCAGTGGAAGACGGTTCAAGAAGCACTCTGTCTGACTCCATGGGCATCTTCAACGCCATCAGTGGCACACCGACCAGTGCCAACCCACATGGCTCCACCACCATACTCTGA